Proteins encoded within one genomic window of Cydia pomonella isolate Wapato2018A chromosome 12, ilCydPomo1, whole genome shotgun sequence:
- the LOC133523534 gene encoding U6 snRNA phosphodiesterase 1 yields the protein MSGLSYIGDYGSSSEDSDAFSEDNINIVSAKKVKLPTPNLGNVPVVGTEAHVDDPDLHKGRTRSFPHKRGNWASYVYISYPEEENLTTLISRFIAECPVSDLHVCDDFHISLSRTVTLMYHLITPFTKLLQNAVDSIVSFDLGFESVKIYCNEEKSRTFVSLAVDHFSNKSLLKIVDNVDDILADYKLPTFYDNPSLHMSILWANGDKKAELISVIENLNNILYQEVEKCLKTVTVNKVNCKIGNKFYQFALQ from the exons ATGTCTGGTTTGTCTTATATTGGTGATTACGGATCCAGTTCAGAAGACAGTGACGCATTTTCGGAGGACAATATCAATATCGTAAGCGCCAAGAA AGTAAAGTTACCTACACCAAATTTGGGGAATGTCCCAGTGGTCGGGACAGAGGCCCATGTAGATGACCCCGACCTGCATAAAGGACGCACTCGGTCCTTTCCACATAAAAGAGGAAACTGGGCATCCTATGTTTATATAAgct ATCCTGAGGAAGAAAATTTGACAACATTAATAAGTCGGTTTATAGCCGAATGTCCTGTCAGTGATTTGCATGTGTGTGATGATTTTCATATAAGTTTATCAAGAACTGTGACTTTGATGTATCATCTGATAACTCCATTTACCAAGTTGTTGCAAAATGCGGTTGATAGTATAGTCAG ctTTGACTTGGGTTTTGAAAGTGTGAAGATATATTGCAATGAGGAAAAGAGCAGAACATTTGTGTCATTAGCAGTTGATCACTTCAGTAACAAGTCTCTGCTAAAAATTGTGGACAATGTGGATGACATTCTTGCTGATTATAAGTTGCCAACTTTTTATgat AATCCATCACTTCATATGAGTATACTGTGGGCTAATGGTGACAAGAAGGCAGAACTAATCAGtgtcatagaaaatttaaataatattctttatcaAGAAGTTGAAAAGTGTCTTAAAACTGTAACAGTCAACAAGGTAAATTGCAAGATAGGGAacaaattttatcaatttgCTTTACAGTGA